In Paramormyrops kingsleyae isolate MSU_618 chromosome 5, PKINGS_0.4, whole genome shotgun sequence, one DNA window encodes the following:
- the sox9a gene encoding transcription factor SOX-9a: MNLLDPFLKMSDEQDKCLSDAPSPSMSEDSAGSPCPSGSGSDTENTRPSENGMMGPDGQRGDFKKDEEDKFPLCIREAVSQVLKGYDWTLVPMPVRVNGTSKNKPHVKRPMNAFMVWAQAARRKLADQYPHLHNAELSKTLGKLWRLLNEGEKRPFVEEAERLRVQHKKDHPDYKYQPRRRKSVKSGQGEAEDGVEQTHISPNAIFKALQQADSPASSMDEVHSPGEHSGQSQGPPTPPTTPKTDVQTGKVDLKREGRPLQEGAGRQLNIDFRDVDIGELSNDVISHIETFDVNEFDQYLPPNGHPGAPVSGAGHGAGAAVSYGGSYSMAATPPASQTGSTGSGGSGHGWMSKQQQQQQQQHPLPSLGGDQGQTQQRAPHIKTEQLSPSHYSEQPGSPQHVSYGSFSLQHYTTYPAITRSQYDYSDHQGGATGSSTYYSHASGQGSGLYSTFSYMSPGQRPMYTPIADSAGVPSVGQTTHSPQHWEQQPVYTQLSRP; this comes from the exons ATGAATCTACTCGATCCATTTCTGAAAATGTCAGACGAGCAAGATAAGTGCCTTTCTGACGCCCCCAGCCCGAGCATGTCGGAGGACTCCGCGGGATCCCCTTGCCCGTCCGGATCTGGCTCCGACACAGAGAACACCCGACCCTCCGAGAACGGCATGATGGGACCCGACGGTCAGAGGGGTGACTTCAAGAAGGACGAGGAAGACAAATTCCCCTTGTGCATCCGAGAGGCGGTGTCCCAGGTGCTGAAGGGCTACGACTGGACTCTGGTCCCGATGCCCGTCAGGGTGAACGGCACCAGCAAGAACAAACCGCACGTCAAGAGACCGATGAACGCCTTCATGGTGTGGGCGCAGGCTGCCCGAAGGAAGCTGGCGGACCAGTATCCACACCTACACAACGCGGAGCTCAGCAAGACTTTGGGCAAACTTTGGAG GTTGCTCAACGAGGGGGAAAAGCGCCCGTTCGTGGAGGAGGCTGAGCGCCTCCGGGTGCAGCACAAGAAGGATCACCCTGACTACAAATACCAGCCGCGGCGCAGGAAGTCAGTGAAGAGCGGCCAGGGCGAGGCGGAGGACGGCGTGGAGCAGACGCACATCTCCCCCAACGCGATCTTTAAGGCGCTGCAGCAGGCGGACTCGCCCGCCTCCAGCATGGACGAAGTGCACTCTCCCGGAGAGCACTCCG GCCAGTCCCAGgggccccccacaccccccaccaccccaaaaaCAGATGTGCAGACTGGCAAGGTTGACCTGAAGAGGGaggggcgccccctgcaggagggGGCCGGCCGTCAGCTCAACATCGACTTCCGGGATGTAGACATTGGCGAGCTGAGCAACGACGTCATCTCCCACATCGAGACCTTCGACGTCAACGAGTTCGACCAGTACCTCCCTCCCAACGGTCATCCCGGGGCGCCAGTCAGCGGCGCGGGCCATGGGGCTGGGGCTGCAGTCTCGTACGGGGGCAGCTACAGCATGGCTGCCACACCCCCGGCCTCCCAGACCGGCTCGACAGGCAGCGGGGGCAGTGGACATGGCTGGATGtccaagcagcagcagcagcagcagcagcagcatcccCTGCCCAGCCTGGGCGGGGACCAGGGGCAAACCCAGCAGAGGGCTCCACACATCAAGACGGAGCAGCTAAGTCCCAGCCACTACAGCGAGCAGCCAGGCTCCCCCCAGCACGTCAGCTATGGCTCCTTCAGTCTACAGCACTACACCACCTATCCCGCCATCACACGCTCCCAGTATGACTACTCCGACCACCAGGGCGGCGCTACCGGCAGCAGCACCTACTACAGCCACGCCTCCGGCCAAGGCTCCGGCCTCTACTCCACCTTCAGCTACATGAGCCCCGGGCAGAGACCCATGTACACCCCCATCGCAGACAGCGCCGGTGTGCCCTCTGTAGGCCAGACGACCCACAGCCCCCAGCACTGGGAGCAGCAGCCTGTCTACACCCAGCTGTCCAGGCCCTGA